The genomic window ACGTCCCCGGAGGCGGAGTGCCCGATCTACAAGTTCAAGCAATCGTGCGAGAAATTTCTCGTTTGTTCCAACCTCAATTCAATTCCCTTCATGAACGAATGGAACAAATGGAGGAACGAAGCCAACGTGCGAACACCCCTCCTATTCCGAGAAGAGAGCGAGAACATCCATGGCAACATGCAAATGATCTATATGAAGCAAGTAACGTTGAAAGTGATCGAGCTTCGCGACAAAGTGCAAGGCGACAAGGCCAACGAGCACGGGGACCAAGAGATCGAGAGAGGACCGATGgtgatttaaaaaacattaaaatggcAATTCCTGCTTTTCAAGGAAGGTCGGATCCTGAGGCCTATCTTGAATGGGAGAAGAAGGTGGAGTTAGTTTTCGAGTGCCACAATTACTCGGAAAGTAAGAAGGTGAAGTTAGCTGCTATAGAATTCTCCGACTACGCCAtaatatggtgggatcaactcacgATGAGCCGAAGACGCAATGGCGAACGTCCCGTGTCTACATGGGCGGAAATGAAAGCTATAATGAGAAAGCGATTTATTCCTGCCTATTACCGCCGGGAATTGTATCAAAAGCTTCAAAGTTTAACTCAAGGCCAACGAAGCGTGGAGGATTACTACAAGGAAATGGAAGTGGCCATGATTCGCGCCGATGTGGAAGAAGATCGAGAAGCCACCATTGCTCGATTTCTCGCCGGCCTTAATCGTGAAATCGCAAATATTGTAGAGCTACACCACTATGTTGAAGTCATTGATATGGTCCATATGGccataaaggttgaaaaacaattaaaaagaaaaggtacGTCACGTTCTTTCCCTAACACTTCTTCGATGACTAGGTGGGGGCAAGGGACCAACAAACGAGATATGCCAAGTCGGAATAAAGAAGTAAGTGGTGCCACCAAGTTCAACAAACCGATTGCCAAATCGAGTAAAGGAAAGATGGATGCTCAACCAAATAGATCCCGAGACATAAAATGCTTCAAATGTCTTGGAAGGGGCCACATCGCAAGCCAATGCCCGAACCGGAATGCGATGTTTGTTCGAGATGATGGTGAAATTGAATCCAAAAGTGAACAAGAGAACGAGGCTGTTGAACAACTCGAAGAAGAGGAAGACATCGAACAAGCCGAGAATGGAGAAATCTTGGTTGTGAAAAGAAGCCTTACTTTGCAAGGTGTCGAAAATAATCAACAACGCGAAAACATCTTCCATACACGATGTCAAGTGCAAGGTAAGATTTGTTGCGTGATAATCGATGGGGGAAGTTGTACAAATGTGGCTAGTACGTTGATGGTGGAGAAACTCAGATTGGCCACCACCAAACATCCCCATCCGTATAAACTCCAATGGCTTAACGATGGTGGAGAATTGAAGGTAACAAAGCAAGTCCTTATCTCGTTCACAATtggaaaatatcaagatgaagtATTGTGTGACGTTGTGCCGATGCATGCGGGGCATCTTCTTTTGGGACGCCCGTGGCAATTCGACAAGCGAGCAATCCATGATGGATACACCAATCGGTTCTCTTTCAAACATATGGGACGAATGGTGACTCTAGCTCCGTTATCACCGAAACAAGTTTATGAGGATCAGCTCAAAATGAGGAATtcaattgaaaaatcaaaagaaaatgagagagagcaaaagattgaaaagaagaaaaacaaaaagatgagtgataaaaaaagagagagtgattcaaaagaaaaagaaatgagtgatgagattgaaaaaaagaatttgtttgTAAAAGAAAGGGAAGTTCGAAAATTGATGTTATTGAAACAACCATTGTTGGTTCTTTTGTACAAGGAGAGCTTGCTTGGCACTAACGAATTTGATGACAAGTTGCCCTCTTCTGTTTTGTCTGTGTTGCAGGATTTTAAAGATGTTTTCCCCGAAGAAATCCCGAGTGGGTTGCCACCTATTCGTGGAATTGAACACCAAATAGACTTGGTGCCGGGGGCTGCTATTCCGAACCGTCCTGCTTATCGAAGCAATCCCGAAGAGACGAAAGAACTACAAAAGCAAGTGAACGAACTTCTTGAAAAAGGCTATGTGCGTGAAAGCCTTAGTCCATGCGACGTGCCTGTTTTGCTCGTTCCGAAGAAGGATGGAACGTGGAGGATGTGTGTGGACTGCCGTGCAATTAATAAGATAACCATTAAGTATCGCCATCCTATACCGCGAttggatgatatgcttgatgaactaAGTGGCGCaagtttgttttcaaaaatcgaTCTTAAAAGTGGTTATCACCAAATACGGATGCGTGAGGGAGACGAGTGGAAGACTGCTTTCAAAACAAAGCATGGGCTTTACGAATGGCtcgttatgccatttggtttaacgaACGCCCCAAGCACATTCATGAGGcttatgaatcatgttttaagacc from Gossypium raimondii isolate GPD5lz unplaced genomic scaffold, ASM2569854v1 Contig00327, whole genome shotgun sequence includes these protein-coding regions:
- the LOC128038888 gene encoding uncharacterized protein LOC128038888: MSRSPERRATSGGASNAAGGGVNLQPRRNVPGGGVPDLQVQAIVREISRLFQPQFNSLHERMEQMEERSQRANTPPIPRREREHPWQHANDLYEASNVESDRASRQSARRQGQRARGPRDRERTDGDLKNIKMAIPAFQGRSDPEAYLEWEKKVELVFECHNYSESKKVKLAAIEFSDYAIIWWDQLTMSRRRNGERPVSTWAEMKAIMRKRFIPAYYRRELYQKLQSLTQGQRSVEDYYKEMEVAMIRADVEEDREATIARFLAGLNREIANIVELHHYVEVIDMVHMAIKVEKQLKRKGTSRSFPNTSSMTRWGQGTNKRDMPSRNKEVSGATKFNKPIAKSSKGKMDAQPNRSRDIKCFKCLGRGHIASQCPNRNAMFVRDDGEIESKSEQENEAVEQLEEEEDIEQAENGEILVVKRSLTFCTNVASTLMVEKLRLATTKHPHPYKLQWLNDGGELKVTKQVLISFTIGKYQDEVLCDVVPMHAGHLLLGRPWQFDKRAIHDGYTNRFSFKHMGRMVTLAPLSPKQVYEDQLKMRNSIEKSKENEREQKIEKKKNKKMSYVRESLSPCDVPVLLVPKKDGTWRMCVDCRAINKITIKYRHPIPRLDDMLDELSGASLFSKIDLKSGYHQIRMREGDEWKTAFKTKHGLYEWLVMPFGLTNAPSTFMRLMNHVLRPFIGRFCVVYFDDILIYSKNLDEHVLHLKSVLEVLRKETLYANLKKCDFCTNKVVFLGFVVSSEGLEVDQEKIKAIQEWPRPTNVSQNSNFIWGEEQEKSFLKIKDCLTHAPLLALPNFDKTFELECDASGLGIGAVLMQDGRPIAYFSEKLNGAVLNYPTYDKELYSLIRALETWQHYLWPKEFVIHTDHESLKYLKGQHKLNKRHAKWVEFLESFPYVIKYKKEAHSGGLMGHFATKFSPFEIVYGFNPLTPLDLLPLPSNQLVHVDGKRKADFVKQLHQRVRDNIEAKTKNYEQHANKGRKRVVFEPGDWVWLHMRKERFPMQRRSKLLPRGDGPFQVLERINDNSYKLDLPDSDLRANRSEEEGNDVSLPTNQMENEQEAIKLPIGPITRARAKRFKDAILAMVEWVE